The following are from one region of the Thermofilum sp. genome:
- a CDS encoding prefoldin subunit beta encodes MAADQGALAKYQQALEELRAVVVSLQQYRARLLEIERVVKELEKISDDFVYKSYGNILFKTSKEEVIRELSSEKELLQVRVEEFAKREKLLRERLSSIEKQLRGAQGA; translated from the coding sequence AGCAGGCTCTTGAAGAGTTACGCGCGGTTGTCGTAAGCCTTCAGCAGTACAGAGCCCGCTTGCTAGAGATCGAGAGAGTGGTCAAAGAGCTCGAGAAGATTTCGGACGACTTCGTGTACAAGAGCTACGGGAACATACTTTTCAAGACTTCTAAGGAAGAGGTGATTCGGGAGCTGTCATCGGAGAAAGAGCTCTTGCAGGTTCGCGTGGAGGAATTCGCTAAGCGTGAAAAACTGCTCCGCGAGAGATTGAGTAGCATTGAGAAGCAGCTTCGCGGCGCTCAAGGAGCTTGA